The genomic DNA GAACTCGTGGACTTTTCCCACACGGGGCGGACCGCCGTCCTCACCAGCCGGGACTCGGATGTTCCGGGCACTGATCAGGAAATTTGCGTGGTTGACGTTGCCGCCGGCGAAGTCCTCCATCGGTTCCAATTCGGCGACACGCTGGCCGTTGGTTCGATCTCGCGGGACGGGACTCGCTTTCTGATCTGGAAAGCCGATAAATCGTCCACGGGCCAATACGACTCTGTCATCAGGATCGTGGTTTACGATACGGCGACCGGAACAATACTTTCCGAGTCGTTGGATTATTTTGTGACGTTTCCTGATAGTCATTTCCCCGCCCGATTTTCGCCGGACAACCGGGCCGTCGTTGTCCCCGTATCGACCCATGAAGTTGTCGTCCGGGAACTGGTAGATGGTGGGGGAATCCGCAAGCGGTTTCACACCCGCGGGACTGCCACCGGCGCCGCATTCGGCCCGGACGGGACGGCCTTGGCCATCACCAGCTGTGACGCCCCACTCAATTTGTGGGACTATCGCGGTCTCCGCGCCGCGCATCCCGCTCCAGAACCGGTCGCCGTCCATCGGGCGTGGGATGATCTGACGGGGTTCGACGCCGCCGGGGCGTTCGCCGCGATTCAGACGTTGGCCCGAGCCCCAGACCTGTCACTCCCACTGATCCGTAAAAAACTCCCCCCGGCGGTCCCCGTGGCGGAAACCCGGGTTCGCCAACTGGTGGGCGACCTCGGTGCGCCCGACTACCCGACCCGGGCCCGAGCCGACGCGGCCCTGCGAGCGCTGGGCCGCCACGCGACCGCCTCCCTCAAGGCCGAGTACGACCTCGCTACTGACCCGGAGAGGCGAAGTCGGTTAGCGGCCATCCTCTCTTCTTCACCCCGACGAACGCCGTCCCAGCTTCGGGTGATCCGGGCCGTCGAGGCGGTCGAGTGGATCGGGACGCCGGACGCCGCCCGGCTCCTCCGCGCGTGGGCGGACGGTGCCTCGGGTGCCCTGCTGACGACCGAAGCCCAGGCGGCCTTACGGCGTTTACGGCCGGTATCCGGATGACTTTGAGCTGAGGTAAGCCCACAGGACTTCGGCCAGGATGAAGCCATGCCGACCGTACACCCCGACCGCCGCGACTTCCTCCTGACCGGGGCCGCCGCGCTCGCGGCCGGCAACGCCGACCTGACCGCGGCACCGGTCCGCCCGCGGGTTCCCGCTCCCGTCGTGCCCGACCCTCCACTCCCAGTTGGCGTGATCGCCCGATTCGGGTCGTCCCGGTTCCGCTGCCCCGAAGATCCGACCGACCTCAAGCTGAGCCCCCGAGGCCAGTTCGTCCTGGCGTTCACCGAGACCACGCTCTACATCTTTGAGACCGCTACCGGCCGACTGACGGGTGAACTGGCTCGTCCGCCTGCCTTCCCGTTGTCCCCCCGGCGTAGTGTTGCGGTTTGTGGGCGCGAACTGCTTCCCCCACCCCTCCCCCGCTTATCACTCGCATTCCCGGACGAAGACTCGGCCGCCTTCCCGATGATCTCGTCCGACCGCGCCACGCTTGACGTGATCCGCATTGATCTGCGTTCCGGAACTGCCACCCGGACACCGACCCGCGTTCCTCTGCCGCAACGGCGGTGTGCCGTCTTGAGCCCGGACGGGACCGCCGTGGCTGTCGTTCTCGGCGACAGGATTCGCTTCCACACTCTGTCGGATGGCAGCCTTCTCTGGTCCGTAGTCGGCTCAATAATCGACGACCCGATTCCCTGCTTCTCGCCCGACGGCCGACGGCTGGCGGTTGTGATGACTGATGCGATTGTCGTCTTCGACGCCTTATCTGGAAGTGTTCTGTTTCGGTGTCCGGTCGCGGCCGAAAACATCACCGAGAAAGCCCTCCTCGTCTTTACGCCCGACGGCTTGCAACTGCGGTACGGCTTCGACTCCGACGAACCGTTTATTTGGAACCTGACGACGGGCGAGCAGCGATCGTTCGGCCGCCCGCTGTTTGTGGGAACGACCGAATTCGTGCGTTGGGCGGATTCGGGCGAGAGAAGAGGCTTGGAGGCCGTCCGGTTGGACGACGAGACCGCGGTTCGGAAATTCGAGTCGGTCTTCTCGTTCGAAACGGACCGTCAGATCGGCCGCGATTATCTCCGCAAAAGTGTAGCCAATTCGCACGTGGCGGTCGCGATCCGGGGTGGCGCGGTCGTGGTATGGGACACGAGGACCGGAAAGGTTTTGCCGCAATCGATCGAACTACCCTGCTCCCTGATGTCGCCGTGTTTCGGCCCCACCGGTCGGGTGCTGGCCCGCTCCTGGCCCGAAGAAACTATCTGGTGCAGCTGGGACTTAGCCACCGGGAAACCTCGACGATACGGACCGTGGGATGGAGTCGGTTTGTCTCCGGACGAGCGTTACGAAGTGAGGACGGCGTGGATGGGGATGGGTGCCGATCAAGCGTTCGGCGTGGAACTAACCGATACCGCGTCCCGCGACCGCGTCTGTGGCCTGCGAATATCCGATTCGATTACCAGCCTCCGGTCCTCCGAACCACTGTTTAGTGGAGACGGCAAACTACTGGCCCAGGCGTGTGGCGCGTACCTGTGCGTGCGGCAACTTCCGGGCGGGAAGCAACAGAATTTGACGCCGGCCGGGGACGACAATTTTCTGTTTGATCATTTAATCGAAACGTCCTATACGGGCCGAATGGCTATAGTCGGACTCCCGTATTATTTCGGAAGGGGTGTAAATATTTGCATTTTTGACACCGTGGCCAGTAAGGTCTGCCTCCGAATCAAACTCGACCGCCATCATAATGGAGATTACAAAGTTTCGATATCACCAGACGGTACCCATTTTGCCTTGTTGGAAACGACCGAACCGATAGATTTCTCGGGCGCCTTCTCGATGAATCTCAAGGTTTCAAACGCCAGGACTGGCGATCCGGTTACCCTGCTGGTTTACTCGTCCGACTTGCATTACGAACGTTGGTTTCCGCCCCGCTTCTCACCGGACAATCGGGCCATCGCCGTCGCCGAGTCGCGCCGCGAGATCGCAATATG from Fimbriiglobus ruber includes the following:
- a CDS encoding WD40 repeat domain-containing protein translates to MPTVHPDRRDFLLTGAAALAAGNADLTAAPVRPRVPAPVVPDPPLPVGVIARFGSSRFRCPEDPTDLKLSPRGQFVLAFTETTLYIFETATGRLTGELARPPAFPLSPRRSVAVCGRELLPPPLPRLSLAFPDEDSAAFPMISSDRATLDVIRIDLRSGTATRTPTRVPLPQRRCAVLSPDGTAVAVVLGDRIRFHTLSDGSLLWSVVGSIIDDPIPCFSPDGRRLAVVMTDAIVVFDALSGSVLFRCPVAAENITEKALLVFTPDGLQLRYGFDSDEPFIWNLTTGEQRSFGRPLFVGTTEFVRWADSGERRGLEAVRLDDETAVRKFESVFSFETDRQIGRDYLRKSVANSHVAVAIRGGAVVVWDTRTGKVLPQSIELPCSLMSPCFGPTGRVLARSWPEETIWCSWDLATGKPRRYGPWDGVGLSPDERYEVRTAWMGMGADQAFGVELTDTASRDRVCGLRISDSITSLRSSEPLFSGDGKLLAQACGAYLCVRQLPGGKQQNLTPAGDDNFLFDHLIETSYTGRMAIVGLPYYFGRGVNICIFDTVASKVCLRIKLDRHHNGDYKVSISPDGTHFALLETTEPIDFSGAFSMNLKVSNARTGDPVTLLVYSSDLHYERWFPPRFSPDNRAIAVAESRREIAIWEVASGAVRKRFRTRGIVTGAEFSPDGTALAICSYDAPLDLWDYRGLRTARRTPDRASVRRAWDDLTADAARAFAAIQTLARAPDVALPLLGERLPPVARAIAAQVRQLVADLDANDYPTRTRADAALRGLADHAAALIREEYEVATAPEVRSRLAAILTTSSRRTPSQLRVIRAVEAIEWIGTPDAARLLRAWADGAPGALLTTEAQAALRRVKAAVKMAAN